In Musa acuminata AAA Group cultivar baxijiao chromosome BXJ3-9, Cavendish_Baxijiao_AAA, whole genome shotgun sequence, a single genomic region encodes these proteins:
- the LOC135582706 gene encoding L-type lectin-domain containing receptor kinase SIT2-like, which yields MAAMFLKTFVGLLLLFFHKKLAASGSESHEFIFNGFRGANLTLDGVASITSSGLLRITNATTQVKGHAFRPSPLRFRDQTTGKIFSFSTTFVFGFIPELANLSGHGIVFLISPTKDFSRAFGSRFLGLFNPSNNGNSSDHILGIELDTIYDPEFQDIDDNHVGIDINSLTSNSSHTAGYYADDSGLFKALSLINGEALQVWIDYDAQEMLLNVTLASIQMTKPQKPLLSAIIDLSSVLTGPMYVGFSSSTGSLLTSHYILGWSFKMNGVAQALDYSLLPSLPRVRPKRGSKALTISLPLASAGLVLIVVGVVAFIVRWRIKYAEVREDWELEYGPHRFSYKDLYEATKGFEDEDLLGIGGFGKVYKGVLQTSKSEIAVKRVSHESRQGMREFVAEIVSIGRLRHRNLVQLLGYCRRKGELLLVYDYMPNGSLDKFLYGQDKPTLDWATRFRIIKGVASGLLYLHEDWEQVVIHRDIKASNVLLDHELNGRLSDFGLAKLYDRGTDPQTTGIAGTMGYLAPELPRTGKATTMTDLFAFGVFILEVACGRRPVDSMADEQHLVLLDWVVDNWRKGSILETRDPRLGEELVVEEVELVLNLGLLCSHPLPAARPSMRQVVRYLEGHAPLPELSPTYLSFGGLALLRNDGLDLHCMSYPSSVATASTISGGR from the coding sequence ATGGCAGCCATGTTTCTCAAGACTTTCgtcggcctcctcctcctcttcttccacaaAAAGCTTGCAGCCTCCGGCAGCGAAAGCCACGAATTCATCTTCAATGGATTCAGAGGCGCCAATCTTACGCTCGACGGGGTGGCATCCATCACCTCCAGTGGTCTGCTGAGGATCACCAACGCGACAACGCAGGTGAAGGGCCACGCCTTCCGTCCATCCCCACTTCGTTTCAGAGATCAAACTACTGGTAAaatcttctccttctccaccactttCGTCTTCGGCTTCATCCCAGAACTCGCCAATCTTAGCGGCCATGGAATCGTCTTCTTGATTTCTCCCACCAAGGACTTCTCCAGAGCCTTCGGTAGTCGGTTCTTAGGCCTCTTCAACCCGAGCAACAATGGGAACTCGAGCGATCATATTCTTGGCATCGAGCTTGACACAATCTATGACCCTGAATTTCAGGATATTGATGACAATCATGTCGGAATCGACATTAACAGCCTGACATCTAACTCTTCCCACACCGCTGGTTATTATGCTGATGACTCTGGCTTGTTCAAAGCTTTAAGCCTTATAAATGGTGAAGCCCTGCAAGTTTGGATAGATTACGACGCCCAAGAGATGCTGCTTAATGTTACCTTAGCTTCAATCCAAATGACCAAACCCCAAAAACCTCTTTTATCCGCGATCATCGATCTATCAAGCGTGCTGACAGGTCCCATGTATGTTGGCTTCTCCTCATCCACTGGTTCTCTCCTGACGTCTCATTACATTCTGGGTTGGAGCTTTAAGATGAATGGAGTAGCTCAAGCTCTCGACTATTCCCTACTACCCTCGCTCCCTCGTGTGAGACCCAAGCGAGGATCAAAGGCGTTGACCATTTCACTGCCTCTAGCATCAGCTGGACTAGTTCTAATCGTCGTAGGAGTCGTGGCTTTCATCGTAAGATGGAGGATCAAGTACGCAGAGGTCCGCGAGGACTGGGAGCTTGAGTACGGCCCTCATCGGTTCTCCTACAAAGACTTGTACGAAGCTACCAAGGGTTTCGAGGACGAAGATTTGCTCGGAATAGGCGGATTCGGAAAGGTCTACAAGGGGGTGCTACAGACTTCTAAATCGGAGATTGCGGTGAAGAGAGTATCTCATGAATCAAGACAGGGCATGAGGGAGTTTGTCGCTGAGATAGTTAGCATCGGTCGCCTCCGCCACCGCAACCTTGTTCAGTTGTTGGGCTATTGCCGACGCAAAGGTGAGCTCCTGTTGGTGTATGATTACATGCCCAATGGCAGCCTGGACAAGTTTCTGTATGGCCAAGACAAGCCTACTCTGGATTGGGCGACACGGTTCCGGATCATCAAAGGCGTGGCATCAGGGCTTCTGTATCTACACGAAGATTGGGAGCAAGTCGTCATCCACCGAGACATCAAGGCGAGCAATGTACTGCTCGACCACGAATTGAATGGTAGGTTGAGTGACTTTGGCCTAGCAAAGTTATACGATCGTGGAACGGATCCACAGACCACCGGTATCGCGGGAACCATGGGTTACCTTGCTCCCGAGCTCCCTCGAACCGGCAAGGCGACCACCATGACCGATTTGTTTGCCTTTGGGGTTTTCATTCTCGAGGTTGCTTGCGGAAGGAGGCCGGTGGACTCGATGGCGGACGAGCAGCACCTTGTTCTGTTGGATTGGGTGGTAGACAATTGGCGGAAGGGATCCATACTCGAGACGAGGGATCCAAGACTTGGGGAAGAGCTTGTGGTGGAGGAGGTGGagctggtgttgaatctcggactgCTGTGCTCGCATCCACTGCCCGCAGCCCGGCCGAGCATGCGCCAAGTGGTACGCTACTTGGAGGGTCATGCACCGCTGCCGGAACTGTCGCCGACGTACCTCAGCTTCGGCGGTCTTGCTTTGCTTCGCAATGATGGCTTGGATTTACATTGCATGTCGTATCCTTCGTCGGTGGCTACTGCATCGACTATTTCGGGAGGCCGATGA
- the LOC108951209 gene encoding L-type lectin-domain containing receptor kinase SIT2, producing MSAMFLKTLLFLFLLHREVADSCGGTDGFTFNGFRCRNIDPDGIASITSNGLLVVTNNTFESRGHAFYPIPLRFKESPNGTVFSFSTTFIFAFISELPDLSGDGMAFLVSPNKDFSRALGNQYLGLFNSSNLGNSTNHVLAIELDTIRNPEFQDIDDNHVGININDMKSDESQTAGYCLNDTGSFQNLSLSSGQTMQVWVDYDSHEMLLNVTLASFPMAKPHRPLLSAVVNLTSVLLETMYVGFSASAGPFLTSHYVLGWSFKMNGVAQALNSSLLPSLPRAKSNHKFKVSRIGLPMASATLVLTVVGIVVFILRRRTKYSELLDDWELEYGPHRFSYKDLFKAAKGFRDTELLGRGGFGRVYKGVLRSSRSEVAIKRVSHGSRQGMREFIAEIVSLGRLRHRNLVQLLGYCRRQGELLLVYDYMPNGSLEKFLHDQAMPTLDWATRFRIIKGVASGLLYLHEDWEQVVIHRDIKASNVLLDNELIGRLGDFGLARLYDHGTDPQTTHVVGTMGYLAPELARTGKATTITDVFAFGVFLLEVACGRTPVDPTADEEKLILSDWVLKNWQKGSILETTDPRLEEEYDVEEVELVLQLGLLCSHPLPTERPSMRQVVRYLEGHAPLPELSPTYLSFSAFVRLRNDGVDDRFMSNTSPEATASVLSGGR from the coding sequence ATGTCAGCGATGTTTCTCAAGACTTTGCTCTTCCTGTTCCTCCTCCACCGAGAAGTTGCAGACTCTTGCGGTGGGACTGATGGGTTCACCTTCAATGGATTCCGTTGCCGCAATATTGATCCCGACGGGATCGCGTCGATCACCTCCAACGGGCTTCTCGTGGTCACCAACAACACATTCGAGTCGAGGGGCCACGCCTTCTACCCAATCCCACTTCGCTTCAAAGAGTCTCCTAATGGTACcgtcttctccttctccaccacttttATCTTTGCCTTCATCTCAGAACTGCCGGACCTTAGCGGGGATGGGATGGCCTTCTTAGTTTCCCCCAACAAGGACTTCTCCCGAGCCTTAGGTAATCAGTATTTAGGCCTCTTCAATTCAAGCAACCTCGGTAACTCGACCAACCATGTCCTTGCGATCGAGCTTGACACAATCCGTAACCCCGAATTCCAAGATATTGATGATAACCATGTCGGGATCAATATCAACGACATGAAATCTGATGAGTCCCAAACTGCTGGTTATTGTCTGAATGACACTGGTTCGTTCCAAAATCTAAGCCTCAGTAGCGGCCAAACCATGCAAGTTTGGGTAGACTATGATAGCCATGAGATGCTACTTAACGTGACCCTAGCTTCATTCCCCATGGCCAAACCCCATAGACCTCTCTTATCTGCGGTCGTCAATCTTACAAGCGTGTTGTTAGAAACGATGTATGTTGGATTCTCCGCCTCCGCTGGTCCTTTCCTAACATCTCATTACGTCCTTGGTTGGAGCTTTAAGATGAATGGCGTAGCCCAAGCTCTCAACTCCTCCCTGCTGCCTTCTCTTCCACGTGCGAAATCAAATCACAAGTTTAAGGTTTCGCGCATCGGGCTGCCCATGGCGTCAGCTACGCTTGTTTTAACCGTCGTAGGGATTGTCGTGTTCATCCTGAGACGGAGGACCAAGTATTCAGAGCTCCTGGATGACTGGGAGCTTGAGTACGGGCCTCATCGGTTCTCCTACAAGGATTTGTTCAAGGCTGCCAAGGGTTTCAGGGACACAGAGCTTCTCGGAAGGGGCGGGTTCGGGAGAGTGTACAAGGGTGTGCTACGGTCTTCTAGATCGGAGGTTGCAATTAAAAGAGTGTCCCATGGATCAAGACAGGGTATGAGAGAGTTTATTGCGGAGATCGTCAGCCTCGGTCGCCTTCGCCACCGAAACCTCGTCCAATTGCTGGGCTACTGCCGACGCCAAGGAGAGCTTCTGTTGGTGTACGATTACATGCCCAATGGCAGTCTCGAAAAGTTCCTACACGATCAAGCTATGCCTACTCTGGATTGGGCGACGCGGTTCCGGATCATCAAAGGCGTGGCATCAGGGCTTCTGTATCTACACGAAGATTGGGAGCAAGTCGTCATCCACAGAGACATTAAGGCGAGCAACGTGTTACTCGACAATGAATTGATTGGAAGGTTGGGTGACTTTGGCCTAGCAAGGTTGTACGATCATGGAACGGATCCACAGACCACCCATGTGGTGGGAACCATGGGTTATCTTGCTCCCGAGCTTGCTCGAACCGGCAAGGCGACCACCATCACCGACGTGTTTGCGTTCGGCGTCTTCCTCCTTGAGGTTGCTTGCGGGAGGACGCCGGTGGACCCGACGGCGGACGAGGAGAAGCTTATTCTGTCGGACTGGGTGTTGAAGAATTGGCAGAAGGGATCGATACTGGAGACGACGGATCCAAGGCTCGAAGAAGAGTACGATGTGGAGGAGGTGGAGCTGGTGTTGCAGCTTGGACTGTTGTGCTCGCATCCACTGCCCACGGAAAGGCCGAGCATGCGCCAAGTGGTGCGCTACTTGGAGGGCCATGCACCGCTTCCCGAGCTGTCGCCCACGTACCTCAGCTTCAGCGCTTTTGTGCGGCTTCGCAACGACGGTGTCGATGACCGTTTCATGTCGAATACTTCGCCGGAGGCTACTGCATCGGTTCTCTCCGGAGGTCGTTGA
- the LOC103997500 gene encoding uncharacterized protein LOC103997500, producing the protein MEKLWNMSAVFLRTLVRLLLLLFHLKHAASSGGNDSFTFNGFGRLNLTFDGVANVTSDGLLMLTDMSTQAKGHAFYPTPLRFRNRTNGTIFSFSTTFVFGFISAYTNLSGNGMAFFVSPTEDFSAALGSQYLGLFNQSSDGNSNNHVLAIEIDTIYNPDVLDIDDNHVGIDINSVKSSTSHAAGYYADDNGSFTDLSLRSEKAMQVWIDYDGHEMLLNVTMAPIPMAKPHKPLLSATIDLSSVLLSDPMYVGFSSSTGSFKTSHYVLGWSFRMNGVAEPLDCSLLPSLPLAKSNGKSKVLDIVLPLASAGLAVIIAGIIVFIVRWRIKYAEVLEDWELEYGPHRFSYRDLFIATKGFKDKELLGIGGFGKVYKGVLQTSKSEIAVKRVSHESRQGMREFIAEIVSIGRLRHRNLVRLLGYCRRKGELLLVYDYMPNGSLDRFLYDQEKPTLDWATRFRIIKGVASGLLYLHEDWEQVVIHRDIKASNVLLDNELNGRLGDFGLARLYDHGTDPHTTHIVGTMGYLAPELVRTGKATTVTDVFAFGVFLLEVACGRRPVDSVAYGEELILLDWVVENWRKGSILATRDRRLGNEYVMEEVELVLKLGLLCSHPLPTGRPSMRQVVEYLEGEAALPELSPTYLGFSVLALLHNEGFDDYIMSYPSTLVCLLLLLFHLKLAASSGGNESFTFNGFGRLNLTFDGVANVTSDGLLKLTNMSKQSKGHAFYPTPLRFRNQTNGTIFSFSTTFVFGFISAYTNLSGNGMGFFVSPTEDFSAALGSQFLGLFNQSSDGNSNNHVLAIEIDTNYNPDVLDIDDNHVGIDINGVISNASHAAGYYANDNGSFTYLSLRSEKAMQVWIDYDGHEMLLNVTMAPIRMAKPHKPLLSATIDLSSVLLSDPMYVGFSSSTGSFKTSHYVLGWSFRMNGIAEPLDYSLLPSLPRAKSNGKSKVLDIVLPLASAGLAVIIAGIIVFMVRWMIKYAEVLEDWELEYGPRRFSYRDLFIATKGFKDKELLGIGGFGKVYKGVLQTSKSEIAVKRVSHESRQGMREFIAEIVSIGRLRHRNLVQLLGYCRRKGELLLVYDYMPNGSLDKFLYGQDKPTLDWATRFRIIKDVASGLLYLHEGWEQVVIHRDIKASNVLLDNELNGRLGDFGLARLYDHGTDPHTTHIVGTMGYLAPELVRTGKAATITDVFAFGIFLLEVTCGRRPVDSIASGEELILLDWVVENWRQGSILATRDPRLGEEYVVEEMELVLKLGLLCSHPLPAGRPSMRQVVEYLEGEAALPELSPAYLSFSVLAMLHNEGFDDYIMSYPSSVAISGALHDDSC; encoded by the exons ATGGAGAAGCTCTGGAACATGTCGGCAGTGTTTCTTAGGACTTtggtccgcctcctcctcctcctctttcaccTAAAGCATGCAGCCTCTAGCGGTGGAAACGATAGCTTCACCTTCAACGGATTCGGACGCCTCAATCTTACCTTCGATGGGGTAGCCAACGTCACCTCCGATGGTCTGCTGATGCTCACCGACATGTCAACGCAGGCGAAGGGCCATGCCTTCTACCCTACTCCGCTTCGTTTCCGGAACCGGACGAACGGTAcaatcttctccttctccaccacttttGTCTTCGGCTTCATCTCAGCATACACCAACCTTAGCGGGAACGGGATGGCTTTCTTCGTTTCTCCCACCGAGGACTTCTCTGCAGCCTTAGGAAGTCAGTACTTGGGTCTCTTCAACCAAAGCAGCGACGGTAACTCGAACAATCATGTCCTTGCGATTGAGATTGACACGATCTATAACCCCGATGTTCTGGATATTGATGACAACCATGTCGGGATCGATATCAACAGTGTGAAATCCAGCACATCCCACGCTGCTGGTTATTACGCTGACGACAATGGATCGTTCACAGATCTAAGCCTTAGAAGTGAAAAAGCTATGCAAGTTTGGATAGACTATGACGGCCATGAGATGCTGCTTAACGTGACCATGGCTCCAATCCCAATGGCCAAGCCGCATAAACCTCTATTGTCTGCCACCATTGATCTCTCAAGCGTGCTGTTATCAGATCCCATGTATGTTGGATTCTCCTCCTCCACTGGTTCTTTCAAAACATCTCATTATGTTCTTGGTTGGAGCTTTAGGATGAATGGGGTAGCTGAACCTCTCGACTGCTCTTTGCTGCCATCGCTTCCTCTGGCAAAGTCAAATGGCAAGTCAAAGGTTTTGGACATCGTGCTGCCCTTGGCGTCGGCTGGACTTGCTGTGATCATCGCAGGGATCATCGTGTTCATTGTGAGGTGGAGGATCAAGTATGCAGAAGTGCTCGAGGATTGGGAGCTTGAGTATGGGCCTCATCGGTTCTCCTACAGAGATCTGTTCATCGCTACCAAGGGTTTTAAAGATAAGGAGCTGCTCGGAATAGGCGGATTCGGAAAGGTCTACAAGGGGGTGCTACAGACTTCTAAATCAGAGATTGCGGTGAAGAGAGTGTCTCACGAATCAAGACAGGGCATGAGGGAGTTCATAGCAGAGATCGTCAGCATCGGCCGCCTCCGCCACCGCAACCTTGTTCGGTTGTTGGGCTATTGCCGACGCAAAGGGGAGCTGCTGTTGGTGTATGATTACATGCCCAATGGCAGCCTCGATAGGTTCTTGTATGACCAAGAGAAGCCTACTCTGGATTGGGCGACGCGGTTCCGGATCATCAAAGGCGTGGCATCAGGGCTTCTGTATCTTCACGAAGATTGGGAGCAAGTCGTCATCCACAGAGACATCAAGGCGAGCAATGTGCTGCTGGACAATGAATTGAATGGAAGGTTGGGCGACTTTGGCCTAGCAAGGTTATATGATCATGGAACCGATCCACACACCACACACATCGTCGGAACCATGGGTTATCTTGCTCCCGAGCTTGTTCGAACAGGCAAGGCGACCACCGTCACCGACGTCTTTGCGTTCGGGGTCTTCCTCTTGGAGGTTGCTTGCGGGAGGCGGCCGGTGGACTCGGTCGCGTACGGGGAGGAACTGATTTTGTTGGATTGGGTGGTGGAGAATTGGCGGAAGGGATCGATACTTGCGACGAGAGATCGGAGGCTGGGAAATGAGTACGTAATGGAGGAGGTGGAGCTGGTTCTGAAGCTTGGATTGCTGTGCTCGCATCCGCTGCCAACAGGCAGGCCGAGCATGCGGCAAGTGGTGGAGTACTTGGAGGGCGAAGCAGCACTTCCGGAACTGTCGCCGACTTACCTCGGCTTCAGCGTTCTTGCGTTGCTTCACAATGAAGGCTTCGATGATTACATTATGTCGTATCCTTC GACTTTggtctgcctcctcctcctcctcttccacctAAAGCTTGCAGCCTCTAGCGGTGGTAATGAAAGCTTCACCTTCAACGGATTCGGACGCCTCAATCTTACCTTCGATGGGGTGGCCAACGTCACCTCCGATGGTCTGCTGAAGCTCACCAACATGTCAAAGCAGTCGAAGGGCCATGCCTTCTACCCAACCCCGCTTCGTTTCCGGAACCAGACGAACGGTAcaatcttctccttctccaccacttttGTCTTCGGCTTCATCTCAGCATACACCAACCTTAGCGGGAACGGGATGGGTTTCTTCGTGTCTCCCACCGAGGACTTCTCTGCAGCCTTAGGAAGTCAGTTCTTGGGCCTCTTTAACCAAAGTAGCGACGGTAACTCGAACAATCATGTCCTCGCGATTGAGATTGACACGAATTATAACCCCGATGTTCTGGATATTGATGACAACCATGTTGGGATCGATATCAACGGCGTGATATCCAACGCATCCCACGCTGCTGGTTATTACGCTAACGACAATGGATCGTTCACATATCTAAGCCTTAGAAGTGAAAAAGCTATGCAAGTTTGGATAGACTATGACGGCCATGAGATGCTGCTTAACGTGACCATGGCTCCAATCCGAATGGCCAAGCCGCATAAACCTCTGTTGTCCGCCACCATTGATCTCTCAAGCGTGTTGTTATCAGATCCCATGTATGTTGGATTCTCCTCCTCCACTGGTTCTTTCAAAACATCTCATTATGTTCTTGGTTGGAGCTTTAGGATGAATGGGATAGCTGAACCTCTCGACTACTCCTTGCTGCCATCGCTTCCTCGGGCAAAGTCAAATGGCAAGTCAAAGGTTTTGGACATCGTACTGCCCTTGGCGTCGGCTGGACTTGCTGTGATCATCGCAGGAATCATCGTGTTCATGGTGAGGTGGATGATCAAGTATGCAGAAGTGCTCGAGGATTGGGAGCTTGAGTATGGGCCTCGTCGGTTCTCCTACAGAGATCTGTTCATTGCTACCAAGGGTTTTAAAGATAAGGAGCTGCTCGGAATAGGCGGATTCGGAAAGGTCTACAAGGGGGTGCTACAGACTTCTAAATCAGAGATTGCGGTGAAGAGAGTGTCTCACGAATCAAGACAGGGCATGAGGGAGTTCATAGCAGAGATCGTCAGCATTGGCCGCCTCCGCCACCGCAACCTTGTTCAGTTGTTGGGCTATTGCCGGCGCAAAGGGGAGCTGCTGTTGGTGTATGATTACATGCCCAATGGCAGCCTGGACAAGTTTCTGTATGGCCAAGACAAGCCTACTCTGGATTGGGCGACGCGGTTCCGGATCATCAAAGACGTGGCATCAGGGCTTCTGTATCTACATGAGGGCTGGGAGCAAGTCGTCATCCACAGAGACATCAAGGCGAGCAATGTGCTGCTGGACAATGAATTGAACGGAAGGTTGGGTGACTTTGGCCTGGCAAGGTTATATGATCATGGAACCGATCCACACACCACCCACATCGTCGGAACCATGGGTTATCTTGCTCCCGAGCTTGTTCGAACCGGAAAGGCGGCCACCATCACCGACGTGTTTGCATTCGGGATCTTCCTCTTGGAGGTTACTTGTGGAAGGCGGCCGGTGGACTCGATCGCGTCCGGGGAGGAGCTGATTTTGTTGGATTGGGTGGTGGAGAATTGGCGGCAGGGATCGATCCTTGCGACGAGGGATCCGAGGCTGGGAGAAGAGTACGTGGTGGAGGAGATGGAGCTGGTTCTGAAGCTTGGATTGCTGTGCTCGCATCCTTTGCCGGCAGGCAGGCCGAGCATGCGGCAAGTGGTGGAGTACTTGGAGGGCGAAGCAGCACTTCCGGAACTGTCGCCGGCGTACCTCAGCTTCAGCGTTCTTGCGATGCTTCACAATGAAGGCTTCGATGATTACATCATGTCGTATCCTTCGTCGGTGGCGATTTCTGGAGCATTACATGATGACAGTTGTTGA
- the LOC135649238 gene encoding L-type lectin-domain containing receptor kinase SIT2-like, translated as MLTNNTKEKMGHAFYPSPLRFRDLPNGSVFSFSTTFVTAFISEYADFSSHGVAFVVSPTKDFSRALGSQYLGLFNRSNDGNSSNHVLAIELDTINNPEFQDIDDNHVGIDINSLTSMDSHTAGYYADDTGLFKSLRFSSGQAMQVWIDYDGQEMLLNVSLSPIPMAKPHKPLLSTAIDLSSLLSESMYVGFASSTGPALTSHYVLGWSFTLNGAVARALDYSLLPSLPRTKSNVRSKVLHIGLPLASITLVSVIVVIVVFIVRWKIKYAELLEDWELEYGPYRFSYKDLFGATKGFMDEELLGRGGFGRVYKGVLPYSGSEVAVKRVSHESKQGITEFIAEVVSIGRIRHRNLVQLLGYCRRKEELLLVYDYMPNGSLDKFLYDQEKPPLDWATRFRVIKGMASGVLYLHDDWEQVIVHRDIKASNVLLDSELNGRLGDFGLARLYDHGTDPKTTRVVGTIGYLAPELARTGKATTVTDVFAFGVFLLEVACGRRPVERMAAEEQLVLSDWVLDNWRKGTILATMDPRLGDDYAVEEVELVLKLGLLCSHPLPTARPSMRQVVRYLEGHAPLAELSPTYLSFSAFVQVHNEGADDHITSYTSSVASASVISGGR; from the coding sequence ATGCTCACCAACAACACCAAGGAGAAGATGGGTCATGCCTTCTACCCATCCCCACTGCGCTTCCGAGATCTGCCTAATGGTTCagtcttctccttctccaccacttttGTCACTGCCTTCATCTCAGAGTACGCCGATTTTAGCAGCCATGGAGTCGCCTTCGTAGTTTCTCCCACCAAGGACTTCTCCAGAGCCTTAGGGAGCCAATACCTGGGCCTCTTCAATCGAAGCAATGATGGCAATTCAAGCAATCATGTATTGGCGATTGAGCTCGATACAATCAACAACCCCGAATTCCAAGATATCGATGACAATCATGTCGGCATCGATATCAACAGCTTGACATCCATGGACTCCCACACCGCTGGTTATTATGCTGATGACACCGGCCTATTCAAAAGCTTGAGGTTTAGCAGTGGCCAAGCCATGCAAGTTTGGATAGATTACGACGGTCAAGAGATGCTCCTGAACGTTTCCTTGTCTCCGATCCCGATGGCCAAACCCCATAAACCCCTCTTATCCACTGCCATCGACCTCTCGAGCTTGTTATCGGAATCCATGTATGTCGGATTCGCCTCATCCACAGGTCCTGCCTTAACATCTCATTACGTTCTTGGTTGGAGCTTTACGTTGAATGGAGCAGTAGCTCGAGCTCTCGACTACTCCTTGCTGCCTTCGCTTCCTCGTACGAAATCAAATGTTAGATCAAAAGTATTGCACATCGGGCTGCCCTTAGCGTCCATCACACTTGTTTCTGTGATTGTAGTAATTGTCGTTTTCATCGTGAGATGGAAGATCAAGTATGCAGAGCTCCTGGAAGACTGGGAGCTCGAGTACGGACCTTATCGGTTCTCGTACAAAGATTTGTTCGGAGCCACGAAAGGTTTCATGGACGAGGAGCTGCTCGGAAGGGGTGGGTTCGGAAGGGTCTACAAGGGGGTGCTTCCGTATTCTGGATCAGAGGTCGCGGTGAAAAGAGTGTCTCACGAATCAAAACAGGGTATAACAGAGTTCATAGCAGAGGTCGTCAGCATCGGTCGTATCCGCCACCGGAATCTTGTTCAGCTGCTCGGCTATTGCCGACGCAAGGAGGAGCTGCTGCTGGTGTACGATTACATGCCCAATGGCAGTCTCGATAAATTTCTGTACGACCAAGAGAAGCCTCCGCTGGATTGGGCGACACGGTTTCGGGTCATCAAAGGCATGGCATCAGGCGTTCTGTATCTACATGACGACTGGGAGCAGGTTATAGTCCACAGAGACATCAAGGCGAGCAATGTGTTGCTCGACAGCGAATTGAATGGAAGACTGGGTGACTTCGGCCTAGCAAGGTTATACGACCATGGAACCGATCCAAAGACCACCCGCGTCGTCGGAACCATCGGTTATCTTGCTCCCGAGCTCGCTCGAACCGGCAAGGCGACCACCGTCACCGACGTGTTTGCGTTCGGCgtcttcctcctcgaggttgcttgCGGGAGGAGGCCGGTGGAGCGGATGGCGGCGGAGGAGCAGTTGGTTCTATCGGATTGGGTGTTGGATAACTGGAGGAAGGGGACGATACTGGCAACGATGGATCCAAGGCTGGGGGATGACTACGCGGTGGAGGAGGTGGAGCTGGTGTTGAAGCTTGGATTACTGTGCTCGCATCCACTTCCCACAGCAAGGCCGAGCATGCGCCAAGTCGTGCGCTACTTGGAGGGCCATGCACCGCTCGCCGAACTCTCGCCCACGTACCTCAGCTTCAGCGCTTTTGTGCAGGTTCACAACGAAGGTGCCGATGACCATATCACGTCGTATACTTCGTCGGTGGCTTCTGCATCGGTTATCTCCGGAGGTCGATGA